The Pseudomonas asiatica genome has a segment encoding these proteins:
- the dadR gene encoding transcriptional regulator DadR has translation MRTQHQSKRELDKIDRNILRILQNDGRISFTELGEKVGLSTTPCTERVRRLEREGIIMGYNARLNPQHLKGSLLVFVEISLDYKSGDTFEEFRRAVLKLPHVLECHLVSGDFDYLVKARISEMASYRKLLGDILLKLPHVRESKSYIVMEEVKESLCLPIPD, from the coding sequence ATGAGAACCCAGCACCAGAGCAAGCGTGAACTGGACAAGATCGACCGTAACATCCTGCGTATCCTGCAGAATGACGGGCGTATTTCCTTCACCGAACTGGGCGAGAAAGTTGGGCTTTCCACCACCCCTTGCACCGAGCGGGTCCGCCGCCTGGAGCGCGAGGGCATCATCATGGGCTACAACGCCCGCCTGAACCCGCAGCACCTCAAGGGCAGCCTGCTGGTGTTCGTGGAAATCAGCCTGGACTACAAATCGGGCGACACCTTCGAGGAGTTCCGCCGCGCGGTGCTGAAACTGCCCCACGTGCTGGAATGCCACCTGGTTTCAGGCGACTTCGACTACCTGGTGAAGGCGCGCATTTCCGAGATGGCCTCGTACCGCAAGCTGCTCGGCGACATCCTGTTGAAGCTGCCGCACGTGCGCGAATCGAAGAGCTACATCGTGATGGAAGAGGTGAAGGAGAGCCTTTGCCTGCCGATCCCGGACTGA
- a CDS encoding YkgJ family cysteine cluster protein produces the protein MSCNRHKIHFLRELIPSFECEPGCHDCCGPVTTSAEEMARLPRKSQAEQDAALERLDCVHLGPNGCTVYEERPMICRLFGTTPRLACPRGRGPEQMIEPAAEQLVHQFIATTRQVLV, from the coding sequence ATGTCCTGCAACCGCCACAAGATCCACTTCCTGCGCGAACTCATCCCTTCCTTCGAGTGCGAGCCCGGCTGCCACGACTGCTGCGGCCCGGTCACCACTTCGGCGGAAGAAATGGCCCGCCTGCCGCGCAAGTCCCAGGCCGAGCAGGACGCCGCCCTGGAGCGCCTGGACTGTGTGCACCTGGGCCCCAACGGCTGCACGGTGTATGAAGAGCGCCCGATGATCTGCCGCCTGTTCGGCACCACCCCGCGCCTGGCCTGCCCGCGTGGCCGTGGCCCTGAACAGATGATCGAGCCCGCTGCCGAGCAGTTGGTCCATCAGTTCATTGCCACCACCCGCCAGGTGCTGGTCTGA
- a CDS encoding NAD(P)/FAD-dependent oxidoreductase, whose protein sequence is MIHSAQHAASYYAASSAPHPDHSFLQGEHSADVCIVGGGYSGLNTAIELAERGFSVILLEARKLGWGASGRNGGQLIRGVGHGLEQFLPVIGEEGVRSLKLMGLEAVQIVRERVERHAIACDLTWGYCDLANKPAELLGFAEDAEELRTLGYAHELRLVGKDDIHSVVGADCYVGGLVDMGSGHLHPLNLALGEAAVASRLGVKLFEQSEVTRIDYGPEVQVHTAQGRVRAKTLVLCCNAYHNDLNRELGGKVLPAGSYIIATEPLGEERARSLLPQNMAVCDQRVALDYYRLSADQRLLFGGACHYSGRDPKDIAAYMRPKMLKVFPQLADVRIDYQWGGMIGIGANRLPQVGRLASQPNVYYAQAYSGHGLNATHLAARLLGEAISGQESGRFDLFAKVPHITFPGGQHLRSPLLALGMLWHRLKELI, encoded by the coding sequence ATGATCCACAGCGCGCAGCACGCCGCCTCCTACTACGCCGCCAGCAGCGCGCCACACCCCGACCACTCCTTCCTGCAAGGCGAGCACAGCGCCGACGTGTGCATCGTCGGCGGCGGCTACTCGGGCCTGAACACCGCCATCGAACTGGCCGAACGCGGCTTCTCGGTCATCCTGCTGGAAGCGCGCAAGCTCGGTTGGGGCGCCAGCGGGCGCAATGGTGGGCAACTGATCCGTGGCGTCGGCCACGGCCTGGAACAATTCCTCCCGGTCATCGGCGAGGAAGGCGTGCGCAGCCTGAAACTGATGGGCCTGGAAGCCGTGCAGATCGTCCGCGAGCGGGTCGAAAGGCATGCCATCGCTTGCGACCTGACTTGGGGTTACTGCGACCTGGCCAACAAACCCGCCGAACTGCTGGGCTTTGCGGAGGATGCTGAAGAACTGCGCACCCTCGGCTACGCACATGAACTGCGCCTGGTCGGCAAGGACGATATCCACAGCGTGGTCGGTGCCGACTGCTATGTCGGCGGGCTGGTCGACATGGGCTCCGGGCACCTGCACCCGCTCAACCTGGCCCTGGGTGAGGCTGCCGTGGCCAGCCGCCTGGGCGTGAAGCTGTTCGAGCAGTCCGAGGTCACACGCATCGACTACGGCCCGGAAGTACAGGTACACACCGCCCAGGGCCGGGTACGCGCCAAGACTCTGGTGCTGTGCTGCAACGCCTACCACAACGACCTCAACCGCGAACTGGGCGGCAAGGTGCTGCCAGCCGGCAGCTACATCATCGCCACCGAGCCGCTGGGCGAGGAACGTGCCCGTTCGCTGCTGCCGCAGAACATGGCGGTGTGTGACCAGCGGGTGGCGCTGGACTATTACCGCCTGTCCGCCGACCAGCGCCTGTTGTTCGGCGGTGCCTGCCACTATTCAGGCCGCGACCCGAAGGACATTGCCGCCTACATGCGGCCAAAGATGCTCAAGGTATTCCCGCAACTGGCCGATGTGCGCATCGACTACCAGTGGGGCGGCATGATCGGCATCGGCGCCAACCGCCTGCCACAGGTTGGCCGCCTGGCCAGCCAGCCGAACGTGTATTACGCCCAGGCCTACTCCGGCCATGGGCTCAACGCCACCCACCTGGCTGCGCGCCTGCTCGGCGAAGCCATCAGCGGCCAGGAAAGCGGGCGGTTCGACCTGTTTGCCAAGGTGCCGCACATCACCTTCCCCGGCGGCCAGCACCTGCGCTCGCCGCTGCTGGCGTTGGGGATGCTGTGGCATCGTCTGAAAGAGCTGATCTGA
- a CDS encoding DUF1127 domain-containing protein: MGGMSDVRLQLLAKELEAGQQAKVFNAPEGLGRWGLMLHRWHTRRALLQLTDDELRDVGLSWEQARTEGRKPFWKD, from the coding sequence ATGGGTGGCATGAGCGATGTGCGCTTGCAACTGTTGGCCAAGGAACTGGAAGCCGGGCAGCAAGCCAAGGTGTTCAACGCGCCGGAAGGGTTGGGGCGTTGGGGGCTGATGCTGCATCGCTGGCACACCCGCAGGGCGCTGCTGCAGTTGACCGATGACGAGTTGCGCGATGTCGGGCTGAGCTGGGAGCAGGCCCGGACCGAGGGGCGTAAGCCCTTCTGGAAGGACTGA
- a CDS encoding PLP-dependent aminotransferase family protein produces MTLYLNLAELLGARIEQGLYRPGQRLPSVRALSVEHGVSLSTVQQAYRMLEDSGMVSPRPKSGYFVNDHRHLPALPAVSRPAQRPVDISQWEQVLELVRSTPRQGVIQLGRGMPDIDSPTLKPLLRSLAQLSRRQDMPGLYYDNIHGNLALREQVARLTLDSGCRLGPGDLVITTGCHEALSCSIRAVCEPGDIVAVDSPSFHGAMQTLKGLGMKALEIPTDPVTGISLEALELALEQWPIKLIQITPSCNNPLGYIMPEARKKALLSLAQRYDVAILEDDVYGDLAYTYPRPRTLKSFDDDGRVLLCSSFSKTLAPGLRIGWVAPGRYLERVLHMKYISTGSTASQPQLAIADFIAGGHYQPHVRRMRSQYQRGRDLMSDWVTRYFPAGTRVSRPQGGFMLWVELPEHFDTLRLNRALLEQDVQVAVGSIFSASGKFRHCLRMNFAARPTPQIEAAVRKVGETALRLLDEESAGA; encoded by the coding sequence GTGACCCTTTACCTGAACCTCGCCGAACTGCTCGGTGCGCGCATTGAACAGGGCCTCTACCGCCCCGGCCAGCGCCTGCCGTCAGTGCGCGCCCTGAGTGTGGAGCACGGGGTCAGCCTGAGCACCGTGCAGCAGGCCTACCGCATGCTGGAAGACAGCGGCATGGTCTCGCCCCGGCCCAAGTCCGGCTACTTCGTCAACGACCACCGCCACCTGCCAGCCCTGCCCGCCGTCAGCCGCCCGGCCCAGCGCCCGGTAGACATCTCGCAATGGGAGCAGGTGCTGGAACTGGTGCGCAGCACCCCACGCCAAGGCGTGATCCAGCTCGGCCGCGGCATGCCCGACATCGACAGCCCCACCCTCAAGCCACTGCTGCGCAGCCTCGCCCAGCTGAGCCGGCGGCAGGACATGCCCGGCCTGTACTACGACAACATCCACGGCAACCTGGCCCTGCGCGAACAGGTGGCCCGGCTGACGCTCGACTCCGGCTGCCGCCTGGGCCCGGGCGACCTGGTGATAACCACCGGCTGCCATGAGGCGCTGTCATGCAGCATTCGCGCAGTGTGCGAGCCGGGCGATATCGTCGCGGTCGACTCCCCCAGCTTCCACGGCGCCATGCAGACCCTCAAGGGCCTGGGCATGAAAGCCCTGGAGATCCCTACCGACCCGGTCACCGGTATCAGTCTGGAAGCGCTGGAACTGGCCCTGGAGCAGTGGCCGATCAAGCTCATCCAGATCACCCCCAGCTGCAACAACCCGCTCGGCTACATCATGCCCGAGGCCCGCAAGAAGGCCCTGCTGAGCCTGGCCCAGCGCTACGACGTGGCGATCCTCGAAGATGATGTATACGGCGACCTGGCCTATACCTACCCGCGCCCACGCACCCTAAAGTCGTTTGACGACGACGGCCGCGTGCTGCTTTGCAGTTCGTTCTCCAAGACCCTCGCCCCCGGCCTGCGGATAGGCTGGGTGGCGCCCGGGCGTTACCTGGAGCGGGTGCTGCACATGAAGTACATCAGCACCGGCAGCACGGCCAGCCAGCCGCAGTTGGCCATTGCCGACTTCATCGCCGGCGGGCACTACCAACCCCACGTGCGCCGCATGCGCAGCCAGTACCAGCGTGGCCGCGACCTGATGAGCGATTGGGTGACCCGCTACTTCCCGGCGGGCACCCGGGTCAGCCGGCCGCAAGGCGGCTTCATGTTGTGGGTGGAATTACCCGAACATTTCGATACGCTGCGCCTGAACCGGGCTTTACTGGAGCAGGACGTACAGGTTGCCGTGGGCAGCATCTTCTCGGCCTCGGGCAAGTTCCGCCACTGCCTGCGCATGAACTTCGCCGCGCGGCCGACGCCGCAGATCGAAGCCGCCGTGCGCAAGGTTGGTGAAACCGCCCTTCGTCTACTGGATGAAGAAAGCGCCGGCGCGTAA
- a CDS encoding phospholipase D family protein, translating into MRLQRALPLLLVLLLGLAGCASVGTPRETSQALPANDSAFGRSVLRQAAPYGGRSGFRLLPNSNEAFRARAELIRNAQASIDLQYYIVHDGLSTRALVHELLRAADRGVRVRILLDDTTSDGLDVIMGTLDAHPNIHIRVFNPLHLGRSTGATRAVGRLFNLSRQHRRMHNKLFLVDNSMAIVGGRNLGDEYFDAEPNLNFTDIDLLGVGPVAEQLGHSFDQYWNSALSRPITDFLWRDPDASDLRASRHRLEVSLAEARTQRKALYDRLMAYQSQPRLDVWRNELIWAHAQALWDAPSKVLADDEPDPQLLLTQQLAPDLSKVQHELILVSAYFVPGESGLLYLTHSADAGISVKLLTNSLEATDVPAVHGGYAPYRRALLEHGVQLYELRRQPGDPSAQHRVSFHGSSDSSLHSKAIVFDRRKTFIGSFNFDPRSVLWNTEVGVLVDSPELAEYTRALAVQGMAPALSYQPTLVGNQMVWVTEENGRRRMLTSEPGGMWRRFNAWISKAVGLEKML; encoded by the coding sequence TTGAGACTCCAGCGAGCCCTGCCTCTGCTGCTGGTGCTACTGCTCGGCCTTGCCGGCTGCGCCAGCGTCGGCACGCCCCGCGAAACCAGCCAGGCGCTGCCTGCCAACGACTCGGCCTTCGGCCGTTCGGTTCTGCGCCAGGCCGCGCCCTACGGCGGCCGCTCAGGCTTTCGCCTGCTGCCCAACAGCAACGAGGCGTTCCGCGCCCGCGCCGAACTGATCCGCAACGCCCAGGCGAGCATCGACCTGCAGTACTACATCGTCCACGATGGCCTCAGCACCCGCGCCCTGGTGCATGAACTGCTGCGCGCCGCCGACCGTGGCGTGCGCGTGCGCATCCTGCTCGACGACACCACCAGCGACGGCCTGGACGTCATCATGGGTACCCTCGATGCCCATCCGAACATCCATATCCGCGTGTTCAACCCGCTGCACCTGGGCCGCAGCACCGGCGCGACACGCGCGGTGGGCCGCCTGTTCAACCTGTCGCGCCAGCACCGACGCATGCACAACAAGCTGTTCCTGGTGGACAACAGCATGGCCATCGTCGGCGGGCGCAACCTGGGCGATGAGTATTTCGATGCCGAACCCAACCTCAACTTCACCGACATCGACTTGCTGGGCGTCGGCCCGGTGGCCGAACAGCTCGGCCACAGCTTCGACCAATACTGGAACAGCGCCCTGAGCCGGCCGATTACCGACTTCCTCTGGCGCGACCCGGATGCCAGCGACCTGCGCGCCAGCCGCCACCGCCTGGAAGTTTCACTGGCCGAAGCCAGGACCCAGCGCAAAGCCCTGTATGACCGCTTGATGGCCTACCAGTCGCAGCCACGCCTGGATGTGTGGCGCAACGAGCTTATCTGGGCCCATGCCCAGGCGCTGTGGGATGCGCCGAGCAAGGTGCTGGCCGATGACGAACCGGACCCGCAACTGCTGCTGACCCAGCAACTGGCCCCGGACTTGAGCAAGGTGCAACACGAGCTGATCCTGGTATCGGCGTACTTCGTGCCCGGCGAGTCCGGCCTGCTGTACCTGACCCACAGCGCTGACGCGGGCATATCGGTCAAGCTGCTGACCAACTCGCTGGAGGCTACCGACGTGCCGGCGGTGCATGGCGGCTACGCGCCGTATCGGCGGGCGCTGCTGGAGCATGGCGTGCAGCTGTACGAGCTGCGCCGCCAACCAGGCGACCCCAGCGCGCAGCACCGCGTGAGCTTCCATGGCAGCTCGGACTCGAGCCTGCACAGCAAGGCGATCGTGTTCGACCGGCGCAAGACCTTCATCGGCTCGTTCAACTTCGACCCGCGTTCGGTGTTGTGGAATACCGAGGTCGGAGTGCTGGTGGACAGCCCGGAGCTGGCCGAGTACACCCGCGCGCTGGCGGTACAGGGCATGGCCCCGGCCTTGAGCTATCAGCCGACGCTGGTGGGTAACCAGATGGTGTGGGTGACCGAGGAAAATGGCAGGCGGCGCATGCTCACATCCGAACCGGGCGGGATGTGGCGGCGGTTCAATGCCTGGATCAGCAAGGCGGTTGGCCTGGAGAAGATGTTGTAG
- a CDS encoding MFS transporter, translated as MRWGTYFAVLASVLSVGLALGVSMPLVSLRLEAWGYGSFAIGVMAAMPALGVLVGASLASRLAGWVGVPSAMRLCLWGGALSIGLVALLPSYPLWLLLRLLIGMSLTVVFILGESWINQLVIEQWRGRLVALYGSSYALSQLAGPLVLGFLGSDDDFGFWAATGLLLVAPLILLGRGGAPSTEACSVTFGDLFAFCRRLPVIAWAIALFASFEAMILTLLPVYCLQQGFTTEIALFMVSTVVVGDAVLQLPIGALADHMSRRALFTGCAVTLLVSSLAIPLLLHTPAIWPLWVLFGASAGGLFTLSLVLIGERYRDDALVRANAHVAQLWGIGCLLGPLLAGAGSQWISGHALPLLMAAGAAGLVVLTRRRGAFEPASA; from the coding sequence ATGCGTTGGGGTACCTACTTCGCCGTACTGGCATCGGTGCTAAGCGTCGGGCTGGCACTCGGCGTGAGCATGCCGCTGGTATCCCTGCGCCTGGAGGCCTGGGGCTACGGCAGCTTCGCCATCGGCGTGATGGCCGCGATGCCGGCGCTGGGCGTGCTGGTAGGTGCCAGCCTGGCCAGCCGCCTGGCCGGCTGGGTCGGCGTGCCATCGGCCATGCGCCTGTGCCTGTGGGGCGGGGCGCTGTCGATCGGCCTGGTCGCACTGCTGCCCAGCTACCCGCTGTGGCTGCTGTTGCGATTGCTGATCGGTATGTCGCTGACCGTGGTGTTCATACTCGGCGAAAGCTGGATCAACCAGCTGGTGATCGAGCAATGGCGCGGCCGCCTGGTGGCGCTGTATGGCAGCAGCTATGCCCTCAGCCAGCTGGCCGGGCCGCTGGTGCTGGGCTTTCTCGGCTCGGATGACGACTTCGGCTTCTGGGCCGCTACCGGCCTGCTGCTGGTGGCACCGCTGATTCTCCTGGGCCGTGGCGGGGCACCCAGCACAGAGGCCTGCAGCGTCACCTTCGGCGACCTGTTCGCCTTCTGCCGGCGCTTGCCGGTGATCGCCTGGGCCATTGCCCTGTTTGCCTCGTTCGAGGCAATGATCCTTACCTTGCTGCCGGTGTATTGCCTGCAGCAAGGCTTTACCACTGAAATCGCCCTGTTCATGGTCAGTACCGTGGTGGTGGGCGATGCGGTGCTGCAACTGCCCATCGGTGCGCTGGCCGACCATATGTCGCGGCGCGCTCTGTTTACCGGCTGTGCGGTGACCCTGCTGGTATCCAGCCTGGCGATTCCGTTGCTGCTGCATACGCCGGCGATCTGGCCGCTGTGGGTGCTGTTCGGGGCTAGTGCGGGGGGCTTGTTCACCTTGTCGCTGGTGCTGATTGGTGAGCGCTACCGGGATGATGCGCTGGTGCGGGCCAACGCCCATGTGGCGCAGCTGTGGGGTATTGGCTGCCTGCTAGGGCCGCTGCTGGCCGGGGCAGGCAGCCAGTGGATCAGCGGGCATGCGTTGCCGTTGCTGATGGCGGCGGGGGCTGCGGGTTTGGTGGTGTTGACCCGGCGGCGCGGGGCGTTTGAGCCTGCCTCTGCCTGA